From one Enterococcus sp. DIV2402 genomic stretch:
- a CDS encoding ABC transporter transmembrane domain-containing protein, producing the protein MIKSLLKNIGEYKKDALMTPFFVSLEVLLDILIPVLMAQIIDQGIATGNQRNILVIGLGLVVFAVLALIFGMLSARYAAIASAGFAKNIRRAIFVNIQKFSFANIDRFSTSSLVTRLTTDINNVQNSFQMTIRILVRSPLLFIFSLFMAFRINNELAVIFLFAIPFLAIGLALIIKFAHPAFNRVFRTYDRLNQVVQENLQGIRIVKSYVREAHEVQKFETVSEKIYRMFSKAERIVAFNGPLMQFTMFSCMLLISWIGAHLIVDSSMTTGELMSMFMYVMQILIALNMMSMVFVMLIISRPSMERISEVLNEASDLTDPEEPLTEISDGSVEFKNVSFSYSGKKDNLVLNNCDFHIASGETVGIIGGTGSGKTTLVQLIPRLYDATEGTVQVGGQDVRDYSLQALRDAVGMVLQNNVLFSGTIKENLRWGNPEATDEELVEACCLAQADEFIRKLAQGYDTYIEQGGTNVSGGQKQRLTIARALLKKPKILILDDSTSAVDTKTDYLIQQAFFETIPETTKFIIAQRISSVEKADKIIVMEEGEIQGIGTHEELLATNKIYQEVNHSQVKGFGEVYE; encoded by the coding sequence GTGATAAAATCTCTCTTGAAAAATATTGGAGAATATAAAAAAGATGCGTTAATGACGCCTTTTTTTGTTTCCTTAGAAGTTCTTCTCGATATTCTGATACCAGTTTTAATGGCACAAATTATTGATCAAGGTATCGCGACAGGAAATCAACGAAATATTTTGGTTATTGGTTTAGGTTTGGTCGTATTTGCGGTCTTGGCGTTAATTTTTGGGATGTTGTCTGCGCGTTATGCGGCAATTGCTTCGGCGGGATTTGCTAAAAATATTCGTCGCGCTATTTTTGTGAATATCCAAAAATTTTCTTTTGCCAATATTGACCGCTTTTCTACGTCTAGCTTAGTTACACGTTTAACAACTGATATCAACAACGTGCAAAATTCTTTTCAAATGACAATTCGAATTTTAGTTCGTAGTCCGTTGTTGTTTATTTTCTCATTATTTATGGCTTTTCGGATTAATAATGAATTAGCGGTTATTTTTTTATTTGCCATTCCTTTTTTGGCAATCGGCTTAGCTCTCATTATTAAGTTTGCTCATCCGGCATTTAATCGTGTCTTTCGTACGTATGATCGGTTGAATCAAGTCGTTCAGGAAAACTTACAAGGTATTCGCATTGTAAAATCATATGTTCGAGAAGCGCATGAAGTGCAAAAATTCGAAACTGTTTCAGAAAAAATTTATCGGATGTTTTCCAAAGCAGAACGAATTGTCGCTTTCAATGGACCATTAATGCAATTTACGATGTTTAGTTGCATGTTGCTAATCTCATGGATTGGGGCACATTTGATTGTCGATAGTTCGATGACAACGGGCGAATTGATGAGTATGTTCATGTATGTCATGCAAATTCTAATTGCTTTGAATATGATGTCGATGGTTTTTGTGATGCTGATTATTTCTCGTCCTTCGATGGAGCGAATTTCAGAAGTATTGAATGAAGCAAGTGATTTGACCGATCCTGAGGAACCTTTGACGGAGATTTCTGATGGCAGTGTAGAGTTTAAGAATGTTTCTTTCAGCTATTCTGGAAAAAAAGACAATCTGGTGCTCAACAATTGTGATTTTCATATTGCCTCTGGAGAAACAGTGGGAATTATTGGTGGAACTGGGTCTGGTAAAACGACTCTTGTCCAATTGATTCCACGACTATATGATGCGACAGAAGGAACAGTGCAGGTTGGTGGTCAAGATGTCCGAGACTATTCGTTGCAAGCACTGCGAGATGCGGTAGGAATGGTCTTGCAAAACAATGTCTTATTTTCTGGAACTATCAAAGAAAACTTACGTTGGGGAAATCCTGAAGCAACGGATGAAGAGTTGGTGGAAGCTTGTTGTTTGGCACAAGCAGATGAATTTATCCGTAAGCTTGCTCAAGGCTATGATACGTATATTGAGCAAGGAGGAACCAATGTGTCGGGTGGTCAAAAACAGCGACTTACAATTGCACGTGCGTTATTGAAGAAACCTAAAATTTTGATTCTTGATGATTCGACGAGTGCGGTGGACACTAAAACTGATTATCTGATTCAGCAAGCTTTTTTTGAAACAATCCCAGAAACGACGAAATTTATTATTGCTCAACGGATTTCTTCTGTTGAAAAAGCCGATAAAATTATTGTCATGGAAGAAGGAGAAATTCAAGGGATTGGCACCCATGAAGAATTGCTCGCAACCAATAAAATCTATCAGGAAGTCAATCATTCTCAAGTGAAAGGATTTGGTGAGGTATATGAGTAA
- a CDS encoding ribosomal-processing cysteine protease Prp, producing MIKGTFKRNDSGRIVSYEITGHANAGEYGNDIVCAAVSALAISAVNGIEALAGIQPILEVNHEEGGYLYVEVPTGMTQEQMNIVQILIENLLLGLQAVQEENSEYIQINTQL from the coding sequence ATGATTAAAGGAACATTTAAACGCAATGATTCTGGTAGAATCGTTTCATACGAGATTACAGGACATGCGAATGCTGGAGAATATGGCAATGATATCGTTTGTGCAGCTGTTTCAGCTTTAGCGATTAGCGCCGTGAATGGTATTGAAGCCTTAGCAGGCATTCAGCCCATTCTTGAGGTTAATCATGAAGAAGGTGGCTACTTATATGTAGAAGTACCGACTGGAATGACGCAAGAACAAATGAATATCGTACAAATTCTAATAGAGAATTTATTGTTGGGTCTTCAAGCTGTTCAAGAAGAGAATAGCGAATATATCCAAATTAACACACAATTATAA
- a CDS encoding class II fructose-bisphosphate aldolase — MYKTLKEVTQIATDLNMTIGAFNTHNLEMLPEMIRAAKEMGSPIIIQTSIDTAKYIGYKVVVAVVKEIAEDEMVDVALHLDHARDFNEIKAAIDAGYSSVMYDGSHLPFKENIAKTKAVVSYAQAHGVSVEGELGTIGGTEEGISVAENDKVYTRPEDAVEFVKQTGIDALAIAIGTNHGQFKSKTEVNIPLLKEIHKVVDIPLVIHGGTGVKEEDYPELINHGIRKFNVGTELLVNWTKQAKESFGETEVNKSLRHNIIPANLTVKEIVKHKISLFMNIDEPLKIGVGTNG, encoded by the coding sequence ATGTATAAAACATTAAAAGAAGTCACACAAATAGCAACAGATTTAAATATGACCATTGGTGCGTTTAATACGCACAACTTAGAAATGCTTCCAGAAATGATTCGAGCGGCAAAAGAGATGGGAAGTCCGATTATTATTCAAACAAGTATTGATACAGCAAAATACATCGGTTATAAAGTAGTCGTAGCTGTAGTCAAAGAAATTGCAGAAGATGAAATGGTTGATGTTGCCTTGCATTTAGATCATGCACGTGATTTTAATGAAATCAAAGCAGCAATTGATGCGGGGTATTCTAGTGTTATGTATGATGGTTCACATTTACCATTTAAAGAAAATATTGCTAAAACCAAAGCAGTCGTTTCTTACGCTCAGGCTCATGGGGTATCTGTGGAAGGGGAACTTGGAACAATTGGAGGAACGGAAGAAGGAATTTCAGTAGCTGAAAATGATAAAGTCTATACACGTCCAGAAGATGCTGTGGAATTTGTCAAACAAACCGGTATTGATGCCTTAGCAATTGCGATTGGTACAAACCATGGACAGTTCAAGTCAAAAACTGAAGTGAATATTCCATTATTAAAAGAAATTCATAAGGTAGTGGATATTCCTTTGGTCATCCATGGAGGAACTGGCGTCAAAGAAGAAGACTATCCAGAGTTAATCAATCATGGCATTCGTAAATTTAACGTTGGCACCGAACTATTAGTTAATTGGACAAAACAAGCAAAAGAATCGTTTGGAGAAACAGAAGTCAACAAATCCTTGCGTCACAATATCATTCCTGCTAATTTAACTGTTAAAGAAATTGTCAAACATAAAATTAGTTTATTTATGAATATCGATGAACCACTAAAAATTGGTGTTGGGACGAATGGATAA
- a CDS encoding PTS sugar transporter subunit IIC: MGVINFIIENILTQASITIALIAMLGLILQKKSMGQVISGTLKTLLGFQVLSAGSSIIVGSLTYFGEIFTAGFNMQGIIPSIEAINGQAMNELGLGRDIALTFLAIFIFNILIARFTKWKYIFLTGQAILWMATMTTVFGFFAGLRGIVLILVGGLVGGIFAVAMPAIAQPIIRKVTGSNDIALGHFCTIGYLFEAGVAKIFGEKGENKKSIEDIKLPSSFEFLQDTYLSVMVVMVPLYVITAVFAGPGIGEHGAQHYLMFAFLQAIQFVVGVYVLLAGVRLLLGEIVPAFRGIAMKLVPDAIPALDCPVFFPYSPNAVILGFITTTIGTIIAMFTLPAFGLAMILPGMLTNFFAGGTAGIFGNAVGGRRGAIIGGIAHGFFITLLPALLVTIFNSMGFVNATATDVDTVVAALLYAWILSPILKMF, from the coding sequence ATGGGCGTTATAAATTTTATTATTGAAAACATTTTAACACAGGCATCCATTACGATTGCATTGATTGCAATGTTAGGATTAATTTTGCAAAAAAAATCAATGGGACAAGTAATTTCAGGAACGTTAAAAACGTTACTAGGTTTCCAAGTATTAAGTGCAGGTTCAAGCATTATTGTAGGTAGTTTGACTTATTTTGGGGAAATTTTTACAGCGGGATTTAATATGCAAGGAATTATTCCATCGATTGAAGCAATCAATGGACAAGCGATGAACGAACTTGGTTTAGGGCGAGATATTGCTTTAACGTTTTTAGCTATCTTTATTTTTAATATTTTAATTGCACGCTTTACGAAGTGGAAATATATCTTTTTAACAGGTCAAGCGATCTTATGGATGGCGACAATGACAACGGTTTTTGGTTTCTTTGCTGGCTTGCGAGGGATTGTCTTAATTTTGGTAGGTGGGCTTGTTGGTGGCATTTTTGCTGTGGCGATGCCAGCGATTGCACAGCCAATTATTCGTAAAGTGACGGGGTCAAATGATATTGCCTTAGGTCATTTTTGTACGATTGGTTATCTATTTGAAGCAGGTGTAGCAAAAATTTTTGGTGAAAAAGGTGAAAATAAAAAATCAATTGAAGATATTAAATTACCGTCTTCCTTTGAATTTTTACAAGATACCTATCTTTCTGTCATGGTGGTAATGGTACCTTTGTATGTGATTACAGCAGTATTTGCGGGTCCCGGAATTGGCGAGCATGGCGCACAACATTATTTGATGTTTGCCTTTTTACAAGCTATTCAATTCGTTGTTGGTGTGTATGTGTTATTAGCAGGTGTGCGTTTATTGTTAGGTGAAATTGTCCCTGCTTTCCGAGGAATTGCTATGAAATTAGTACCCGATGCAATTCCTGCGTTAGATTGTCCAGTATTTTTCCCATATTCACCAAATGCGGTGATTTTAGGATTTATTACAACGACAATTGGAACAATCATTGCGATGTTTACGTTGCCAGCTTTTGGGTTAGCAATGATCTTACCAGGAATGTTAACTAACTTCTTCGCTGGTGGGACAGCTGGTATTTTTGGGAATGCAGTTGGTGGTCGTCGAGGTGCGATTATTGGAGGAATTGCTCACGGCTTCTTCATTACCTTATTACCTGCACTGCTTGTTACTATTTTTAATAGTATGGGCTTTGTTAATGCAACCGCAACAGATGTTGATACAGTAGTAGCTGCTTTATTATACGCTTGGATTTTAAGCCCAATTTTAAAAATGTTCTAA
- a CDS encoding ABC transporter ATP-binding protein translates to MSKRQPADRPIKTLRRLVSYLIKGYPWQLAIVFVCIILSAFATVRGSLFLQVVIDDYAIPLLAQSGAADFTGLLTAVLQMAGIYLMGILAAITFNQLMVTISQGVQKKIRDDLFSHMETLPIRYFDTHSHGDVMSHYTNDIDTLRQMISQSLPQLLQALVTFVSVFLAMFFVSLPLTIFVICSVSLMFLTIRKITSLSGNYFGKQQSTLGKLNGFVEERMQGQKVIKIFNHETITIQEFDTLNNQLAEDATKANGYANILMPVMMNMLNIQYVLIAVVGGLLSIHGLAVLTIGAIASFLQLSRSLNMPISQISQQINFVIMALAGAERIFVLLDEEEEKDEGVVTLTNVRYEAGQPVECAEQTGDWAWKVPENNHFNYIPLTGDVRFNHVDFGYSPDPDQLVLHDINLFAKPGEKLAFVGATGAGKTTITNLINRFYDISNGEILYDGINIQQIKKESLRRSLGIVLQDTHLFTGTISENIRYSKPDATDEEVRKAAKLANADYFISHLSDGYDTVITGDGEGLSQGQRQLLAIARAAIVDPPVMILDEATSSIDTRTERIVQDGMDALMKGRTVFVIAHRLSTIQNSDAIMVLDQGRIIERGNHEELLEHKGVYYQLATGAIELD, encoded by the coding sequence ATGAGTAAACGACAACCAGCAGATCGCCCGATAAAAACACTACGACGTTTAGTGAGCTATTTAATTAAAGGGTATCCTTGGCAATTAGCGATTGTGTTTGTTTGTATTATTTTGTCAGCTTTTGCGACGGTTCGTGGTTCGCTCTTTCTACAAGTCGTGATTGATGATTACGCTATTCCCCTATTGGCACAAAGCGGAGCGGCTGATTTTACTGGCTTATTGACAGCTGTGTTGCAAATGGCGGGAATATATCTTATGGGGATTTTGGCAGCAATTACGTTTAATCAATTGATGGTAACCATTTCGCAAGGCGTTCAAAAGAAAATTCGTGATGACCTTTTTAGTCATATGGAAACTTTACCTATCCGATATTTCGATACGCATTCTCATGGGGATGTAATGAGTCATTATACAAATGATATTGATACGCTTCGTCAAATGATTTCTCAAAGCTTGCCGCAGCTTCTCCAAGCCTTGGTAACTTTTGTGAGTGTTTTTCTAGCGATGTTCTTTGTCAGTTTGCCTTTGACGATTTTTGTGATTTGTTCAGTGAGCTTGATGTTTTTAACAATCCGAAAAATTACTAGCTTGAGTGGCAATTATTTTGGCAAACAACAGTCAACGCTTGGGAAATTAAATGGTTTCGTGGAAGAGCGTATGCAAGGACAAAAAGTCATCAAAATTTTTAATCATGAAACCATCACGATTCAAGAATTTGATACACTAAATAATCAATTGGCAGAGGATGCAACGAAAGCCAATGGGTATGCCAATATTCTAATGCCCGTGATGATGAATATGCTAAATATTCAGTATGTGTTAATTGCGGTCGTTGGTGGATTGTTAAGTATTCATGGACTGGCTGTCTTAACGATTGGGGCAATTGCTTCTTTTCTTCAACTAAGTCGCTCGTTAAATATGCCAATCAGTCAGATATCACAGCAAATCAACTTTGTAATTATGGCGTTAGCAGGTGCGGAACGTATCTTTGTATTACTTGATGAAGAAGAGGAAAAAGATGAAGGAGTTGTCACATTAACCAATGTTCGTTATGAAGCGGGGCAACCTGTGGAATGTGCAGAACAAACGGGAGATTGGGCATGGAAAGTACCAGAAAACAATCATTTTAATTATATTCCACTGACAGGCGATGTACGGTTCAACCATGTTGATTTTGGTTATTCACCGGATCCGGATCAACTTGTTTTACATGATATTAATTTGTTTGCTAAACCAGGAGAAAAATTAGCTTTTGTTGGTGCAACGGGTGCAGGGAAAACCACCATTACCAATCTAATTAATCGGTTCTATGACATTTCAAATGGCGAAATTCTTTATGATGGAATTAACATTCAACAAATCAAAAAAGAATCGTTGCGTCGTTCGTTAGGAATTGTGTTGCAAGATACGCATTTATTTACTGGAACAATTAGTGAAAATATTCGGTACAGTAAACCGGATGCAACGGATGAAGAAGTGCGCAAAGCGGCCAAACTTGCGAATGCGGATTACTTTATATCCCACCTTTCAGATGGCTATGATACTGTTATTACTGGAGATGGTGAAGGACTTTCTCAAGGGCAACGTCAATTGCTGGCGATTGCACGAGCAGCTATCGTAGATCCACCCGTGATGATTTTAGATGAAGCGACATCAAGTATCGATACGCGCACGGAACGTATCGTTCAAGACGGAATGGATGCTTTGATGAAAGGACGGACTGTTTTCGTCATTGCTCATCGTCTATCCACGATTCAGAATTCCGATGCGATTATGGTCTTAGATCAAGGTCGCATTATTGAACGCGGAAACCATGAAGAATTACTTGAACACAAAGGTGTCTACTATCAATTAGCAACTGGTGCGATTGAATTGGATTAA
- a CDS encoding AAA family ATPase yields the protein MDKYLILLAGSPATGKSYLVNQIKQVLPDIFSITPDEIKEILADSVGFNNLAEKKELEKEVWKFYYQVLGLYMGIGKRFILSEYPFSDKQKQQLVELTTTYDYQVITIRLVSDFEKLWARRKLRDVQSDRHLSHISTHYHFGDQLENRALADDLITKEAFKKIIEERQYNHFSLGALYEYDVSDFSKVDYTGLLQKLANLNT from the coding sequence ATGGATAAGTATCTGATTTTATTAGCAGGTAGTCCAGCAACTGGAAAGAGTTATTTGGTCAATCAGATAAAGCAGGTATTGCCGGATATATTTAGTATTACCCCAGATGAGATTAAAGAAATTTTGGCGGATTCAGTGGGTTTTAATAATCTAGCAGAGAAAAAAGAACTTGAAAAGGAAGTATGGAAATTTTATTATCAAGTTCTTGGCTTGTACATGGGTATTGGCAAACGCTTTATTCTATCCGAGTATCCTTTTTCCGATAAACAGAAACAACAGTTGGTAGAGTTGACAACAACGTATGATTATCAAGTGATTACGATACGTTTAGTGAGTGACTTCGAAAAATTATGGGCACGACGAAAACTTCGTGACGTTCAATCAGATCGACATTTGAGTCATATCAGCACACATTATCATTTTGGTGATCAATTAGAAAATCGCGCCTTAGCAGATGATTTAATTACCAAAGAAGCTTTCAAAAAAATCATTGAAGAAAGACAATACAACCATTTCTCACTAGGGGCTTTATATGAATATGATGTATCAGATTTTTCTAAAGTTGATTATACGGGATTGCTACAAAAACTTGCGAATTTAAATACGTAA
- a CDS encoding tetratricopeptide repeat protein: MFGFFKKKTKEKQPEQPVLSEERRIELLAFVSKKEHEMKQLTSDEQLAKLYEEIGLAYAELEDEQAIPTLEKSLEYKLTMGDGYKKLMSLYNAKRAEAARNGDDTGIEKYMNKMDDMRQIAKKLTITGGK, encoded by the coding sequence ATGTTTGGTTTCTTTAAGAAAAAAACAAAAGAAAAGCAACCTGAACAACCCGTTTTATCAGAAGAACGTAGAATAGAATTGTTGGCGTTTGTTTCTAAAAAAGAACATGAAATGAAGCAGCTAACGTCTGATGAGCAATTAGCTAAATTATATGAAGAAATAGGCTTAGCTTATGCAGAATTAGAAGACGAACAGGCAATTCCAACGTTAGAGAAAAGCCTCGAGTATAAATTAACGATGGGCGATGGTTATAAAAAACTAATGAGTCTTTATAATGCAAAACGAGCAGAAGCCGCACGAAATGGCGATGATACTGGAATTGAAAAATATATGAACAAAATGGATGATATGCGTCAAATAGCAAAAAAATTAACCATTACCGGTGGAAAATAA
- a CDS encoding BglG family transcription antiterminator, protein MKDRTIKLIRKFLYSDFPISIDTLSEEFQLSKRTMRNEINQLNTYFIDNDFPVLQTIRGKGLRLTMTEQKKEALIELIGRDVHDEILTRDERLLDLILSISLGKKKVFLYQKEEELQISKSTLDEDMRRLRQLLTKYTVEILSIPKQGLVLNGKERSIRTMIYSFINKMVDNFTLTDEIKNQSVKQQIIFKYISLEVFKKIDQIYGESISASEDNLYRKNLVLFTGIWLTRFQNKQSIQSPDWSHKETHASQEIQEFVQAIFDKFSIQDAANEYKYLTFILDTFNPKNMSTSIEWVQAQLLSIQLIQHVENETHIPFTKKEADLQEGLYQHIGSLLSRLRYDVQFANPLKETIKANYDTIYRAVESFTPEFNKVLKKQLTEDEIAFLTIHFSTSLSELNQELTYFYRAVVICNHGLATGKLLSENLKELFHIEVLAVLSSREIELIKKLDVDFVFSTVSIEIKNKPLLILEPIIKEDSKEAIAAFLSQHSQYRRLSNEHRDSTQLFSDILTLFDKKTSQKVECQYQELEKIFRKNHLTINKRELQPMIQDVLKDENILMNVEAKNWKELITKVSHPLLKERIITENYIQAMIDSVDEYGPYIVIGKHLALAHARPEDGANSLGLSVATVKSGVEFGHEENDPVKIIFCLSAVDSFSHLNIMRHLIDLINDEEKLNQLVTTKTIDEFKQTLFN, encoded by the coding sequence ATGAAAGATCGAACAATTAAGCTGATAAGAAAATTTCTATATTCTGATTTTCCGATTAGCATCGATACGCTTAGTGAAGAATTTCAATTAAGCAAACGAACGATGAGAAATGAAATAAATCAACTGAATACGTATTTTATCGATAATGATTTCCCTGTTTTACAAACAATTCGTGGGAAAGGTTTGCGACTAACAATGACAGAGCAGAAAAAAGAAGCGCTTATTGAATTAATTGGTCGCGATGTTCATGATGAGATATTGACTCGTGATGAACGACTGTTAGATTTAATTCTTTCTATTTCACTCGGAAAAAAGAAAGTATTTCTCTATCAAAAAGAAGAGGAATTACAAATTTCTAAAAGTACCTTAGACGAGGATATGCGACGGTTACGTCAGTTGTTAACAAAATATACTGTCGAAATTTTAAGTATTCCCAAACAAGGGTTAGTACTGAATGGCAAGGAACGCAGTATTCGAACAATGATTTATTCGTTTATCAATAAAATGGTAGATAATTTTACTTTAACCGATGAGATAAAAAATCAATCAGTCAAACAGCAAATTATTTTTAAATATATTTCTTTAGAAGTATTTAAAAAGATTGATCAAATTTATGGTGAGTCGATTTCAGCAAGTGAAGATAATTTGTATCGAAAAAATCTCGTCTTATTTACTGGAATTTGGTTGACTCGTTTTCAAAATAAACAGAGTATTCAATCGCCCGATTGGTCACATAAAGAAACACATGCTTCTCAAGAAATTCAAGAGTTTGTTCAAGCGATTTTTGATAAATTTTCGATTCAGGATGCAGCAAATGAATACAAGTATCTCACCTTTATTTTAGATACCTTTAACCCTAAAAATATGAGTACATCTATTGAATGGGTGCAAGCACAATTGCTTTCAATTCAATTAATTCAACATGTTGAAAATGAAACACATATTCCATTTACTAAAAAAGAAGCGGATTTGCAAGAAGGCTTGTATCAACATATTGGTAGTTTACTCAGTCGTTTGCGATATGATGTGCAATTTGCTAATCCTTTGAAGGAAACAATCAAAGCCAATTATGACACCATTTATCGAGCAGTGGAAAGTTTTACACCTGAATTTAACAAGGTTTTAAAGAAACAATTGACTGAAGATGAAATTGCTTTTCTCACGATTCATTTTTCAACCTCTTTAAGTGAATTGAATCAAGAATTGACTTATTTTTATCGAGCGGTAGTGATTTGCAATCACGGATTGGCAACTGGCAAGCTATTATCAGAAAACCTTAAAGAGTTATTTCATATTGAAGTATTAGCCGTTTTAAGTTCACGTGAAATCGAACTAATCAAAAAATTAGATGTTGATTTTGTCTTTTCTACGGTCTCTATTGAAATCAAAAATAAACCATTATTGATTTTAGAACCAATTATTAAAGAAGATAGCAAAGAAGCCATCGCTGCATTTCTGAGTCAACATTCGCAATATCGTCGTTTATCGAATGAACATAGAGATTCGACACAGTTATTCTCAGACATTTTAACGTTGTTTGATAAAAAAACTTCACAAAAAGTGGAATGTCAGTACCAAGAATTGGAAAAAATATTTAGAAAAAATCACTTAACGATTAATAAAAGGGAGTTGCAGCCTATGATTCAGGATGTCTTAAAAGATGAAAATATTTTGATGAATGTTGAAGCAAAGAATTGGAAAGAATTAATTACAAAGGTTTCTCATCCATTGCTGAAAGAAAGGATTATTACAGAAAATTATATTCAAGCGATGATTGATTCTGTTGATGAATATGGTCCTTATATCGTAATTGGTAAACACCTTGCCCTAGCACATGCTAGACCAGAAGATGGCGCAAATAGTTTAGGGTTAAGTGTTGCGACAGTTAAGTCAGGTGTGGAATTTGGTCATGAGGAAAATGATCCCGTCAAAATTATTTTTTGTTTATCAGCAGTCGATTCGTTTTCACATCTTAATATTATGCGTCATTTGATTGATTTAATTAATGATGAAGAAAAATTAAATCAACTTGTTACTACTAAAACAATAGATGAGTTTAAACAAACTCTCTTTAATTAA
- the rplU gene encoding 50S ribosomal protein L21, with protein MYAIIKTGGKQVKVEVGQAIYVEKLDVEAGQKVTFDEVILVGGESTKVGAPTVAGATVEGTVEKHGKQKKVVTYKYKPKKHTHRKQGHRQPYTKVVIEAINA; from the coding sequence ATGTACGCAATTATCAAAACTGGTGGTAAACAAGTAAAAGTTGAAGTTGGTCAAGCAATCTACGTTGAAAAATTAGACGTTGAAGCAGGACAAAAAGTAACTTTTGACGAAGTAATCTTAGTGGGTGGCGAATCTACAAAAGTTGGTGCTCCAACTGTAGCAGGTGCAACTGTTGAAGGAACTGTTGAAAAACACGGTAAACAAAAGAAAGTTGTAACTTACAAATATAAACCTAAAAAACACACTCACCGTAAACAAGGTCACCGTCAACCTTACACAAAAGTTGTTATCGAAGCAATTAACGCATAA
- the rpmA gene encoding 50S ribosomal protein L27: MLMKMNLQLFAHKKGGGSTSNGRDSESKRLGAKRADGQTVTGGSILYRQRGTKIYPGVNVGIGGDDTLFAKVDGVVRFERKGRDKKQVSVYPVAQEA; the protein is encoded by the coding sequence ATGTTGATGAAAATGAATTTACAATTATTCGCCCACAAAAAAGGTGGCGGTTCTACATCTAACGGACGTGACTCTGAATCTAAACGTTTAGGCGCTAAACGTGCAGACGGTCAAACTGTTACAGGTGGTTCAATCCTTTATCGCCAACGCGGTACTAAAATCTATCCAGGCGTAAACGTAGGTATTGGTGGAGACGATACTTTATTTGCTAAAGTTGACGGCGTAGTACGTTTCGAACGTAAAGGTCGCGACAAAAAACAAGTATCTGTATACCCAGTAGCTCAAGAAGCTTAA
- a CDS encoding PTS sugar transporter subunit IIB: MGKKIDILFVCGAGLGSSFAAQMSAEDVLNKYNVSAKLDHVDISTAASMQPDIIITAQNFKSQFEKFNIDENKTAIVYLKNIVSKVEIEEKLVPVLQAKGAL, encoded by the coding sequence ATGGGTAAAAAGATTGATATTTTATTTGTATGTGGTGCTGGATTAGGAAGTAGTTTTGCAGCACAAATGTCAGCAGAGGATGTTTTAAATAAATACAATGTTAGTGCCAAGTTAGATCACGTGGACATTTCAACAGCAGCATCTATGCAACCGGATATTATTATCACTGCACAAAATTTTAAATCACAATTTGAAAAATTCAATATTGATGAAAATAAAACAGCGATTGTTTATTTGAAAAATATTGTGTCAAAAGTAGAAATTGAAGAAAAACTAGTTCCAGTTTTACAAGCAAAAGGCGCTTTATAA